The DNA sequence CGGGTTTTTTACGGTTTTCCAGCGCGCGCGCGGCCGCGTTTTCGCCTGCGAGCCGGCCAAAAACTACCAGTTCTGCCAGCGAATTAGATCCGAGCCGGTTAGCGCCGTGCAGGCCGACCGATGAGCATTCCCCCACGGCAAACAGCCCACGGATACGCGTTTCACACTCTGCGTTAGTCTCGATACCGCCCATGGTGTAATGCGCCGTAGGCCGAATGGGGATGGGCGTGGTGACAGGATCGACGCCGACGTAAGCCTTACTTAATTCACAGATAAACGGCAGCCGCTCCAGCAGCTTTTTCTCACCCAGATGCCGTAGGTCCAGATGCACAACTTCGCCACGCGGTGTATGAATGGTGCGGCCTTTTTGTGACTCATGCCAGAATGCTTGTGAAACCTTATCGCGCGGCCCCAGCTCCATATATTTATTTTTCGGCTGGCCGAGTGGCGTTTCCGGCCCCATACCGTAGTCCTGCAAATAGCGGTAGCCATCTTTATTCACCATAATGCCGCCTTCGCCCCTACAGCCTTCCGTCATCAAAATGCCGGAACCTGGCAGGCCGGTAGGGTGATACTGAACGAACTCCATATCCCGCAGCGGAACGCCATGGCGCAGCACCATTCCCATACCATCTCCGGTAACAATCCCGCCGTTGGTGTTATAACGATAAACCCGACCCGCGCCTCCGGTTGCCAGCACGACTGCACTGGCCTGAATCTGAATAAGCGTGCCTTCCATCATATTCATCGCAATCAGGCCGCGCGCTTCGCCGTCATCGACCAGCAGATCAAGCACAAAATGCTCATCGAAACGGGTTATCTGCGGATATTTCAGCGACGTCTGGAACAGCGTATGCAGCATATGAAAGCCGGTTTTATCCGCAGCGAACCAGGTACGTTCGATCTTCATGCCACCAAAACGACGTACGTTGACGGATCCGTCCTGACGCCGACTCCAGGGACAGCCCCAGATTTCAAGCTGCGCCATCTCCTGCGGACAATGCTGAACGAAGTAATCCACCACATCCTGCTCACACAGCCAGTCACCGCCGGAAACGGTGTCATGAAAGTGGAGGTCGAAGCTGTCATGGGCCTGGCTCACGGCGGCCGACCCGCCTTCAGCCGCCACGGTGTGGCTGCGCATGGGATAAACTTTGGAAACAAGGGCGATAGAAAGGGCGGGGTTGGCTTCAGCAGCGGCGATGGCGGCACGTATTCCTGCGCCGCCTGCGCCGACTATCACCAGATCGGCAGTAAAGGTTTGCACGGTGTTCTCCCTGTCAGGCTGGATGAGGGGATTCCTCAGTTTTCAGGAGCCTCAGTATAAAACCGGCTATCGGGGCTAAACTTGATATGCTCAGGTATTTGAGTGAGAAATAAACAGCAAAACGCGCTGCGGACTGCTGTTTTTTTAACGGGCTGGAAAGGCATATCACCTTGCAGATAAACCGGGCCATCTATTTTATCTGTGCAGGTTTGTTTGTCCGGGCCGGGTCGGGTAGACTGCTTCACCCTGTGTGATTAGGAGTACAAATTATGAGCGATACGGCCAGCTGGCAGCCCAGCGCCCCGATTAGCAATTTATTAAAACGGGCGGCGATCATGGCGGAAATCCGGCGCTTTTTTGCCGATCGTGGGGTGTTGGAAGTCGAAACCCCGGCGATGAGCCAGGCTACGGTGACCGATATCCATCTGTTTCCTTTTCAGACGCGCTTCGTCGGCCCTGGTGCCGCCCAGGGGATGGATCTTTATCTGATGACCAGCCCGGAATATCATATGAAGCGGCTGCTTGCTGCGGGCAGCGGCCCGATTTTCCAGCTCTGTCGCAGCTTCCGTAATGAAGAAGCAGGCCGTCACCACAACCCTGAATTCACCATGCTGGAATGGTATCGCCCACATTATGATATGTACCGGCTGATGAATGAGGTGGACGATCTGCTACAGCAGGTGCTGGAATGCGGAGCGGCGGAAACGCTCTCTTATCAGCAGGCCTTTATCCGCCATCTGGAGATAGACCCGCTCTCTGCGGACAAAGCTCAGTTGCGTGAAGCGGCGGATAAACTGGGCGTCGGCGATCTGGCGAACCGGGAAGAAGATCGCGACACGCTGTTACAGCTGCTGTTCGTGGTGGGCGTGGAGCCGCTGATTGGTAAAGATAAGCCGGCCTTCGTGTATCACTTCCCGGCCAGTCAGGCCGCGCTAGCCGAGATCAGCACCGAAGATCACCGGGTGGCCGAGCGTTTTGAGGTGTATTTCAAAGGGATTGAGCTGGCTAATGGTTTCCGCGAACTGACTGACAGCCGCGAACAGCGCCAGCGCTTTGAACAGGATAACCGTAAGCGCGCCGCTCGTGGCCTGCCACAGCAGCCGATTGATACTTATCTGCTGGATGCATTGGCTCATGGCATGCCGGATTGTTCTGGCGTGGCGCTTGGCGTAGATCGCATTGTGATGCTGGCGCTGAACGCGTCAGCGCTGAGTGAAGTGATTGCTTTCCCGGTTGGACGCTGCTGATTCCCATCAGCCTGGCCGCCGACAGGCTCAGGAACCCATACTGCTGCTCCTGAGCCTGCTGCTTACAATCCCCCAGACTTATAGGTCCGTGCCGCAGGCGCGCCATTGCCAGCGGGTGTTTTTCGGCCCAACGTTTCCATCCGGACCTGGAACGGTGGGAAAGGCATTTCCAAACCGTGCTCCTGATAACCGCGCAGGATCTGCTGATGCAGTTCATGACGCAACGGCATGCGATGGCCCATTTCTGCGGCGTGAATACGCAG is a window from the Pantoea sp. CCBC3-3-1 genome containing:
- the epmA gene encoding elongation factor P--(R)-beta-lysine ligase; amino-acid sequence: MSDTASWQPSAPISNLLKRAAIMAEIRRFFADRGVLEVETPAMSQATVTDIHLFPFQTRFVGPGAAQGMDLYLMTSPEYHMKRLLAAGSGPIFQLCRSFRNEEAGRHHNPEFTMLEWYRPHYDMYRLMNEVDDLLQQVLECGAAETLSYQQAFIRHLEIDPLSADKAQLREAADKLGVGDLANREEDRDTLLQLLFVVGVEPLIGKDKPAFVYHFPASQAALAEISTEDHRVAERFEVYFKGIELANGFRELTDSREQRQRFEQDNRKRAARGLPQQPIDTYLLDALAHGMPDCSGVALGVDRIVMLALNASALSEVIAFPVGRC
- the frdA gene encoding fumarate reductase (quinol) flavoprotein subunit, translating into MQTFTADLVIVGAGGAGIRAAIAAAEANPALSIALVSKVYPMRSHTVAAEGGSAAVSQAHDSFDLHFHDTVSGGDWLCEQDVVDYFVQHCPQEMAQLEIWGCPWSRRQDGSVNVRRFGGMKIERTWFAADKTGFHMLHTLFQTSLKYPQITRFDEHFVLDLLVDDGEARGLIAMNMMEGTLIQIQASAVVLATGGAGRVYRYNTNGGIVTGDGMGMVLRHGVPLRDMEFVQYHPTGLPGSGILMTEGCRGEGGIMVNKDGYRYLQDYGMGPETPLGQPKNKYMELGPRDKVSQAFWHESQKGRTIHTPRGEVVHLDLRHLGEKKLLERLPFICELSKAYVGVDPVTTPIPIRPTAHYTMGGIETNAECETRIRGLFAVGECSSVGLHGANRLGSNSLAELVVFGRLAGENAAARALENRKKPASLLDAQARDCEQRLKALVNQQGEESWSTLRDEMGMTMEEGCGIYRTPELMQTTMDKLAELKERFKRVRISDTSSVFNTQLLYSIELAHGLNVAECMAHAAFQRKESRGAHQRLDEGCTSRDDAHFLKHSLSYYREQGAPEIAWGEVKITRLPPAKRVYGAEGETKEAIPHE